The Thermotoga neapolitana DSM 4359 sequence AGAGGTTGATAAAGGCAGGACCTGAAGCCCTTTCGAACGAAGAACTCCTCGCCGTTCTTTTGAGAACAGGAAAGAAAGGAAAGCACGTTCTTGAGCTTTCAAAGGAGCTCTTCAGAAGATTCGATAACTCACTGGTGAAGTTGATGAATGCGAGCGTGGAAGAAATTGCGGCCATCGAAGGGGTGGGGATCGTAAAAGCGGTCACGTTGAAAGCCGCTCTTGAACTTGGAAAAAGATTGCACAGAGAGCTGGAACAGGTTCCGGAGAAACTCGACTCTGCGGGCAAGGTTTACAGGTACTGTCAGGACATGGTCTATCTCGAAAAAGAGGTAGTGAAAGTGGTGTGCCTGGACAGAAGATTGAACGTTCTATCCGAATCTGTCATCACGGTGGGAACCTCCGACAGGAGTCTGGTCCATCCAAGGGATGTCTTCAGAGTGGCGATCAGATCGAACGCTTCTGGTGTTATCGTGGTTCACAACCATCCCAGTGGTGATCCCACGCCCAGCAAAGAAGACAGAGCGATCACAAAGAATCTGAAAAGAGTCGGTGAGATCCTCGGGATAGAACTTGTCGATCATGTGATAATCTCAAAGAGGGGATACTACAGCTTCAGGGAGGAGGGAGAGATTTGATAAGCCGGGAAAACGCATTTGCTCTGTTGAAAAAACACGTCAGAACGAAAAATCTGATAAAACACTGTCTGGCAACGGAAGCGGTGATGAGGGCCCTCGCAAGGGAATTCAACGAAGACGAAGAAAAATGGGGAATAGCGGGTCTACTTCACGACCTGGATTACGACTACACCAAAGACAATCCGGACGAACACGGACTGAAAACCCTGGAGATTCTGAAGGAAGAGGACGTTCCTGAAGACGTTCTCAACGCGATCCTCGCACACTGTGGAAAGAAAGAACCCGAAACCCTCATGGAAAAAGCACTCTACGCGGTGGATCCGGTGACGGGGTTCATCGTGGCAGCGGCTCTCATCAGACCGGAGAAAAAACTGGAAGTGCTCGATGTGGACTTTTTGATGAGAAGATTCAAGGAGAAAGCCTTTGCAAGGGGAGCTAGCAGAGAACAGATCAGATCTTGCGAAAAGCTTGGACTGTCGCTGGAGAGGTTTCTGGGGATATCCCTTGAGGCGATGAAGTCCATCGCCTCTGATCTTGGTCTGTGAGGTGGTTTCGATGCTGGAGTACGAAATTGAAAAGGCAATAGTGAGGTACAGAGAGTCTTACGAGTTCAGGCCGTTCAGGGAGGGTGTTTCTCTCGAGGATGTGAGAAGAGCGATAGAGCACACAAACCTGAAGCCTTTTGCCACACCCGATGACATAATAAAACTCTGCCAGGAGGCAAAGGATAACAGGCTCTACGGAGTGTGCGTAAACCCCTGCTATGTTTCGATTGCAAAGAGGGAGCTTTCAGAGACCGATGTAAGGGTTGTCACCGTTGTCGGATTTCCTCTGGGTGCGAACGAAAGCAGAACGAAGGCTCAGGAGGCTACTTTCGCCGTTGAAAGCGGAGCCGACGAGATCGACATGGTGCTTAACATCGGCATGTTGAAGGCCAGAGAGTGGGAATTTGTCTACGAGGATATCAGAAGCGTTGTGGAGGCTGCGCGTGGGAAAACGGTCAAGGTGATACTGGAGACGTGTTATCTTGATCTGGAAGAAAAGATAGCAGCGTGCGTCATCTCCAAACTTGCAGGTGCTCACTACGTGAAGACCTCGACCGGATTTGGTCCAAAAGGGGCAACTCCGGAGGATGTTCACCTTTTGAAATGGATCGTTGGAGAGGAGATGAAAGTGAAGGCGGCAGGTGGGATCAGAACCTACGAAGATGCCGTCAAGATGATGATGTACGGTGCGGACAAGATAGGTACGAGTTCTGGACACAGAATTGTGATGGAGGGGGAGGAAAAGCATGGAGGTTGAAAATCTTTCACTGAAAGAGTTCTGTGAAAAGGTTGCAGAGAGAAAACCCACCCCCGGTGGGGGAGCAGTCGGTTCGGTTGTCGGCGCTCTGGCCTGTGCCCTCGCCGAGATGGTCGCAAACTTCACAAGGAAGAAAAAAGAATACGAAAACGTCGAACCGGAGATGGAAAGAATCGTTGAGGCAATGGAGGAAGCAAGAGAAAAGCTCTTTTCCCTCGCAGAAAAAGACATGAAAGCTTTCGAAAGGGTGATGGAGGCTTACAAGAAATCCGGGGAGGAACTTCAGAGCGCCCTCAAAGAAGCAGCATCCGTTCCGATGGACGTCATAAGGGTCATGAAAGATCTTGGGCACGACCTTGAAAAACTCGCAGAGTTTGGGAATAAGAATCTGGCTTCTGACACGCTGAACGCCATGGATCTCTGTCGTGCGGTGTTTCTGGTTGAAAAAGTGAACGTTCTGGTCAATCTGAAGAGTATAAAAGATGAAAAGTTCAAAAACGAGATGCTGGAAGAACTCGAAGAGCAGGAAAAGCAAATAGAGGGAAGTTACAGAAGAGTCAGAGAGTATCTGGAGGGAATCGTGTGGAGTTCGAAGTGAAAAAGACATCTGGAAAAGCAAGAGTCGGTGTTCTGAAACTACCGCACGGTGTTGTGAGGACACCCGTTTTCATGCCGGTTGGAACGAACGCGAACGTAAAGCTCCTCACACCACGCGATCTGGAAGAGGCAGGAGCGGAGATCGTACTGTCGAACACGTTCCATCTCATGCTCAAACCGGGAGTCGAGATCATAAGACTCCACGGGGGACTTCACAAATTCATGGGATGGAAAAAGCCCATCCTCACCGACAGTGGAGGATTTCAGGTGTTCAGCCTTCCGAAACTCAAGATAGACGATGAGGGTGTGACTTTCAAATCGCCGATAGATGGATCGAAGGTCTTCCTTAGCCCGGAGATTTCGATGGAGGTTCAGATCGCTCTCGGTTCTGACATCTGCATGGCCTTTGATCACTGTCCCCCACCCGACGCGGACTACGAGGTGGTGAAGGAGGCAACTGAACGCACTTACAGATGGGCCCTGAGATCCAAAGAGGCGTTCAAAACGGAAAATCAGGTGCTCTTTGGCATCGTTCAGGGAGGAGTGTATCCTGATTTGAGGAAGAAAAGCGCTCTTCAGATAACGTCGATAGGATTTGACGGATACGCAATAGGAGGTCTCAGCATAGGAGAGGAAAGAAGTCTCACGCTCGAGATGACAGAAATCACCGTGGAATATCTGCCGGAGGACAGGCCCCGATACTTCATGGGAGGAGGATCTCCCGAACTCATTCTGGAACTCGTCGATCGTGGCGTTGATATGTTCGACAGTGTCTTTCCAACGAGGATCGCCCGTCATGGAACCGCCCTCACCTGGAAAGGACGGTTGAATCTGAAGGCATCCTACAACAAGAGATCACTTGATCCTGTGGACGAACAGTGCGGGTGTTATACTTGTAAAAACTTCACCCGTTCTTACATACACCATCTGATAGATCGTGGTGAAGTTCTGGGACAGATCCTGCTCAGCCTTCACAACGTGAGTTTCATGATTTCTTTCATGGACGAGGTGAGACGCTCCATAGAGGAAGGAACGTTCAGAGAGTTCAAGGGCAAAATGATAGATGTCTATTCGTCAGGGGGTGTTAGTGTATGAAGAAGATCTTCCTTCTCTTTTTGATCGTGTCGGGCATGCTTCTTGCTTCTCAACTTGAGATTTTCTCTTCCTCAGGTGAATGGGCTTTCTTTGAAAATCCTGCAAGGGTGTTCACTATAAGCAAACAGGGGCTCATGGGATCTTACAGCGTTCTGTCCGACGGAGAGTCTCTTGGAACGTTTTTGATCGGGCTGTTTCAACCCCCCGAGGCGAACATAGCGGGTGCTCTGTTTTTGAAAAGGAGTGCACTGGAAAGCAGTGAATACGTCACCTCGGTTGAGTACGATGTTGCACTCTCTCCGGAGGAAAATGTAGTGGTTGGAGCTGGTGCTTCCCTCGCAATGGATCAGGATGGAAGGAAGAAACTCGATCTTCATGGCGGTGTCTTCGGGTATCTTCTGAAAGACGTTGGCTATTCTGTGAGCGTGAGAGATTTCACCCTGTGGAGCCAGGAAGGAACCTACATGGGTGGAGTGTACACGCTGAAGCTCTTCTACGACTCGTCCAGAAAGAACAGATTTTCCTACTGTCTTCAGTTCGATCAGGAGGTGCTGGAGAACAGAATAGATTTCGTGATAGGAAAAGAACAGAAGGCTGGCCTTGGCATCTCCATGGTGACCAACACCGACACGGGACAGAACGCTTTCAAGATATCCCTTGGATTCTATGCAAATGTGAACAACGTCTCAATAGGATTCGACACGTTCGTTCTGAGTTCTTCTGTCAGTTCGAATCCCTTCTCCGAACACCATTACACGAGAGGAACCGGTATTAGATTCGCCGTGAGGTGGTGAAAGATGCTGATAACAAGACTGATCCTAACGGCGATCACCGTCGCCCTGTCGTATTTGATTTTCAAATGGCTCTTCAAACTCATCGAAAAAAGCGTTGAAAAACTGGGGAAAGAGCTCCAGATGAGAAACACCATCAGGTTCTTTCTTGGTCTCATCATAGCCGTGATAGCCATCATGGTCGTTCTCGACATCTGGGATCTCAACCTTGCCCCCATGCTGGCGGGTGTCGGGATAGGAGGACTCGTTGTTGGTCTGGCACTTCAAGAGCCACTTTCCAATTTCTTCTCCGGGATTTTCCTGCTCGTTTCCCGGGCGGTGAAGGAAGGAGAAGCGCTGGAAGTGGGTGGGGTTTCTGGAACCGTCGAGGTGGTGAACCTGAACCACACGGTGATCAAAACGTGGGACGGAAAAAGGGTGATGATACCAAACAGATCCGTCTGGAACGACAAGATCATTCATTTTTGGCCTTCCAGTGTGAGAAGGCAGGAGATCACGGTGGGAGTTCCGTACTCTGCGGATCTCAGGAAAGTTGTGGAGATTTTTCAGAAGGCACTTGAGGACGAAGAGACGGTGGAAAAGGATCCTGCACCTGCGATCGTTT is a genomic window containing:
- the radC gene encoding RadC family protein, with protein sequence MLPRERLIKAGPEALSNEELLAVLLRTGKKGKHVLELSKELFRRFDNSLVKLMNASVEEIAAIEGVGIVKAVTLKAALELGKRLHRELEQVPEKLDSAGKVYRYCQDMVYLEKEVVKVVCLDRRLNVLSESVITVGTSDRSLVHPRDVFRVAIRSNASGVIVVHNHPSGDPTPSKEDRAITKNLKRVGEILGIELVDHVIISKRGYYSFREEGEI
- a CDS encoding HD domain-containing protein, whose translation is MISRENAFALLKKHVRTKNLIKHCLATEAVMRALAREFNEDEEKWGIAGLLHDLDYDYTKDNPDEHGLKTLEILKEEDVPEDVLNAILAHCGKKEPETLMEKALYAVDPVTGFIVAAALIRPEKKLEVLDVDFLMRRFKEKAFARGASREQIRSCEKLGLSLERFLGISLEAMKSIASDLGL
- the deoC gene encoding deoxyribose-phosphate aldolase, whose translation is MLEYEIEKAIVRYRESYEFRPFREGVSLEDVRRAIEHTNLKPFATPDDIIKLCQEAKDNRLYGVCVNPCYVSIAKRELSETDVRVVTVVGFPLGANESRTKAQEATFAVESGADEIDMVLNIGMLKAREWEFVYEDIRSVVEAARGKTVKVILETCYLDLEEKIAACVISKLAGAHYVKTSTGFGPKGATPEDVHLLKWIVGEEMKVKAAGGIRTYEDAVKMMMYGADKIGTSSGHRIVMEGEEKHGG
- a CDS encoding cyclodeaminase/cyclohydrolase family protein, with the translated sequence MEVENLSLKEFCEKVAERKPTPGGGAVGSVVGALACALAEMVANFTRKKKEYENVEPEMERIVEAMEEAREKLFSLAEKDMKAFERVMEAYKKSGEELQSALKEAASVPMDVIRVMKDLGHDLEKLAEFGNKNLASDTLNAMDLCRAVFLVEKVNVLVNLKSIKDEKFKNEMLEELEEQEKQIEGSYRRVREYLEGIVWSSK
- the tgt gene encoding tRNA guanosine(34) transglycosylase Tgt, which gives rise to MEFEVKKTSGKARVGVLKLPHGVVRTPVFMPVGTNANVKLLTPRDLEEAGAEIVLSNTFHLMLKPGVEIIRLHGGLHKFMGWKKPILTDSGGFQVFSLPKLKIDDEGVTFKSPIDGSKVFLSPEISMEVQIALGSDICMAFDHCPPPDADYEVVKEATERTYRWALRSKEAFKTENQVLFGIVQGGVYPDLRKKSALQITSIGFDGYAIGGLSIGEERSLTLEMTEITVEYLPEDRPRYFMGGGSPELILELVDRGVDMFDSVFPTRIARHGTALTWKGRLNLKASYNKRSLDPVDEQCGCYTCKNFTRSYIHHLIDRGEVLGQILLSLHNVSFMISFMDEVRRSIEEGTFREFKGKMIDVYSSGGVSV
- a CDS encoding mechanosensitive ion channel family protein, which gives rise to MITRLILTAITVALSYLIFKWLFKLIEKSVEKLGKELQMRNTIRFFLGLIIAVIAIMVVLDIWDLNLAPMLAGVGIGGLVVGLALQEPLSNFFSGIFLLVSRAVKEGEALEVGGVSGTVEVVNLNHTVIKTWDGKRVMIPNRSVWNDKIIHFWPSSVRRQEITVGVPYSADLRKVVEIFQKALEDEETVEKDPAPAIVFSGFNSSSIDFVIRFWVNRDNFFEGVKRLAFRIKDYLEKEGIYIPFPQLDVHFDEEFLRVWKHEGPENKS